Proteins found in one Hevea brasiliensis isolate MT/VB/25A 57/8 chromosome 18, ASM3005281v1, whole genome shotgun sequence genomic segment:
- the LOC110641797 gene encoding VQ motif-containing protein 10, which translates to MASASCSREEVKVVIIDTQYVVTDPLTFKSVVQSLTGKDSCVSLIEESSFAGGKRKREADSNGIIESSGGPSGGGGGGGAAAAAADWKLSKGLSFKDLDKMILELPPMEEWYQLWAQNNFL; encoded by the coding sequence ATGGCTAGTGCAAGCTGCAGCAGGGAAGAGGTGAAAGTGGTGATTATTGACACTCAATATGTTGTCACTGATCCTTTGACCTTCAAGTCTGTGGTTCAGAGCCTCACTGGTAAAGATTCTTGCGTTTCTTTGATAGAAGAGAGCTCGTTTGCTGGTGGAAAGAGGAAAAGAGAAGCCGATAGTAATGGGATTATTGAAAGTTCAGGTGGTCcttctggtggtggtggtggtggtggcgctgctgctgctgctgctgattGGAAGTTATCGAAAGGGTTGTCGTTTAAAGACTTGGATAAGATGATTTTGGAGCTGCCTCCAATGGAGGAATGGTACCAGCTGTGGGCTCAGAATAATTTTCTGTAG